The Vitis riparia cultivar Riparia Gloire de Montpellier isolate 1030 chromosome 3, EGFV_Vit.rip_1.0, whole genome shotgun sequence genome includes a region encoding these proteins:
- the LOC117910849 gene encoding L-type lectin-domain containing receptor kinase IX.1-like — MISIFFFLIFFPSATSLSFNFSSFGSNNHNISFDEAGDAVYSSDGCIQLTRNENDKQSNDSWGRAMYSERLYLWDQTSRNLTDFASNFSFVINSQGSSQHADGLTFFLNGTQLHTDTLGGTLGLANEKNETNKSAVTFIAVEFDTFTNAAKKDPEGEHIGIDINSMISVKTVNWSSNIKEGKLNHVSISYTSSSHNLSVVLITEVTDSTNTTQSLSYEVDLREYLPEYVTMGFSGATGTYFQINKICSWNFSSTLEPLSSVEPGEGKKTELVVGLSVSAFVVVGGFGLAWFYFWRKRNTGGDQEDGGDSDLAMDEDFEKGTGPRKFSFNELALATTNFSEGEKLGEGGFGGVYRGFLRELNSYVAVKRVTRNSQQGMKEYASEVKIFCRLRHRNLVRLMGWCHQKGELLLVYELLPNGSLSTCLFEEKTLLTWAMRYRIALGLASSLLYLHEEWEQCVVHRDIKSSNVMLDSDFNAKLGDFGLARLVDHGKGSQTTVLAGTMGYMAPECFMTGKASKESDVYSFGIVALEICCGRRAVETKAKENQIRLVEWVWDLYGVGKLLEAADPRLSADYDEQQMERLMIVGLWCAHPDCNARPSIREAISVLNSEALLPLLPIKMPVPMYYAPPAVQTSYSTSLSERNHTQFSNSSNGTADSSKVSESSSTLSQSASLLHRR, encoded by the coding sequence AtgatttccattttcttcttcctaaTATTCTTCCCTTCCGCAACTTCGTTGTCCTTCAACTTCTCCAGCTTTGGTTCAAATAACCATAATATATCCTTCGACGAAGCAGGAGACGCTGTATATTCTTCGGACGGATGCATCCAGCTGACCAGAAACGAGAACGACAAGCAATCGAATGATAGTTGGGGTCGAGCCATGTATAGCGAGCGATTGTATCTCTGGGATCAGACCTCCAGAAATCTAACTGATTTCGCTAGCAATTTCTCCTTTGTCATCAATTCACAAGGCTCCAGTCAGCATGCCGATGGACTTACGTTCTTCCTTAATGGTACCCAATTGCATACAGATACGTTGGGAGGAACTCTTGGTCTCGCCAACGAAAAGAATGAGACAAACAAAAGTGCAGTTACTTTTATTGCAGTGGAGTTTGATACATTTACAAACGCAGCAAAGAAGGATCCGGAAGGTGAGCACATTGGTATTGATATTAACTCCATGATATCTGTTAAAACGGTGAACTGGTCCAGCAATATCAAGGAAGGAAAGCTAAATCATGTTTCCATCAGTTATACTTCTAGTTCACATAATCTGAGTGTTGTCCTAATTACTGAGGTTACGGACAGTACCAATACTACGCAAAGCCTCTCTTACGAAGTTGATCTGAGGGAATACTTGCCGGAATACGTTACTATGGGCTTCTCAGGCGCAACAGGAACCTATTTCCAGATAAACAAAATTTGCTCATGGAATTTTAGTTCAACTTTGGAACCTCTCAGTTCTGTAGAACCTGGAGAGGGAAAGAAAACAGAACTTGTGGTGGGATTGAGTGTTTCTGCATTTGTTGTGGTGGGTGGGTTTGGATTGGCTTGGTTTTACTTCTGGAGGAAGAGGAATACTGGGGGAGATCAAGAAGACGGTGGTGACAGTGACCTGGCCATGGACGAAGATTTTGAGAAGGGTACTGGACCGAGGAAGTTTTCCTTTAATGAATTGGCTCTTGCGACCACTAACTTTTCAGAGGGAGAGAAGCTTGGAGAGGGAGGGTTTGGTGGGGTCTATAGAGGTTTCTTGCGAGAACTAAACTCTTATGTTGCAGTTAAGAGGGTAACAAGGAACTCCCAACAGGGGATGAAGGAGTACGCATCTGAAGTGAAGATCTTCTGTCGATTGAGGCACCGGAACTTGGTGCGGCTCATGGGCTGGTGCCATCAAAAAGGAGAGCTCCTATTGGTTTACGAGTTGTTGCCAAATGGAAGCTTGAGCACCTgtctttttgaagaaaaaacctTGTTAACATGGGCTATGAGGTATAGAATTGCTCTAGGCTTGGCCTCTTCGCTTCTGTACCTACATGAAGAATGGGAGCAGTGTGTGGTACACAGGGACATCAAGTCCAGTAATGTGATGCTGGACTCAGATTTTAATGCTAAGCTTGGAGATTTTGGGCTAGCCAGGCTTGTTGATCATGGTAAAGGGTCACAAACCACTGTTTTAGCGGGGACCATGGGCTACATGGCTCCTGAATGTTTCATGACAGGCAAGGCTAGTAAGGAATCTGACGTGTACAGTTTTGGAATTGTTGCATTGGAAATTTGCTGTGGAAGAAGAGCCGTGGAAACAAAGGCCAAAGAAAATCAGATCAGATTAGTGGAGTGGGTTTGGGACCTCTATGGCGTAGGAAAACTTCTTGAAGCTGCTGATCCAAGACTGTCTGCAGATTATGATGAGCAACAAATGGAACGATTGATGATTGTTGGTCTTTGGTGTGCTCACCCGGATTGCAATGCTCGTCCTTCAATAAGGGAAGCAATTAGTGTCCTTAATTCTGAAGCTTTATTGCCTCTTCTTCCTATAAAAATGCCTGTGCCAATGTATTACGCTCCTCCGGCGGTGCAGACATCCTATAGCACTAGCCTTTCTGAGAGAAACCACACCCAGTTTTCCAACTCCTCTAATGGCACCGCGGACTCATCAAAGGTCTCAGAATCTTCTTCAACCTTGTCTCAATCCGCATCCCTATTGCACAGACGCTAA